The genomic stretch TCCAGCCACTTAGGTGCGATTGAAGGATTTAAGGGAGCTGTCATTCAAACCGTTCATATGCTTTCTATGGCTGTATGGGCAGGAGTTCTTTTTGCTATTGCGTGGTTTACAGCAGAAGCGCGGAACTGGGATCGTTTTCTGAAATGGTTCACCCCAGTATCAATCGCTTGTGTCGTACTTATCTTGGGATCGGGACTGCTTACGATGAGCTACACGGTACCTGAATATGTAAACTCCTGGATTCTGCCGTATGGGCAGGCATTGTTAATGAAACATTTACTGTTTGTTCCGATTATTATTTGCGGATTGTGTAATGGATTTTTAATTCGGAGTAAAATGAAACAGAATCAAGGTTTTGCTGTCATTCCTTGGCTCAAAGCAGAAACCATTCTTATTCTATTTGTACTCTTGTTCACAGCCTTAATGTCGCAGGAAGCACCACCTCACACGGTTGCTGAAACACTGCAGTACAATGATCCGTCGGCAATCTTCCTGATGCTTCATCCTGAGGCTGGTGTACCGCTGAACTGGGGCATTACGTTCCCAGCGGCTGCTCTTGCAGGGTTTGCTCTACTAATCCTTGCTGGGATGATCATTTCATTTACAAACAAAAAAGCAAGCCCTGTAATGTTACTAATTCTTGGATTTCTGTTTGTACTCACTGCTTACGGAAGCCTAATGTTAAGTGTAGCATAGCGCATACCGGATGAAAGATAAAATAGTTATCGATACCGCCTTTATTTCAAGGATAAAGGCGGTATTTTTATTTACAAATAGATAGGAGCATATATAATGAAGCTTATGGAACCTATAATGATTCATAAAGTGTTGTCGAATGAGACAAGGCGGGATATTCTTGAATGGCTCAAAAAACCCGAAGAACATTTCGGTGATCGGTACCATGCTCCTCCTAACGGAGATTGGACAAAAGGAGTATGTGTAGGAGATATTCAAGCGAAGGCAGGGCTTGCACAATCCGTTATTTCGAATTATTTATTATCAATGCAAAAGGCCGGCCTGCTCTTGTCAGAACGTGTTGGTCAGTGGACATATTACAGACGAAATGAAGAGGTCATTCAGCAGTTTTGTGATGAACTCAAAAAAAATCTATAAGAAAGGAGGCTTTTTTTTCATTATAATTATCTAGATTCCTAGATATAAAGATACGTAAGGGACTATCAAAATCTCCTCGTCCTATTTATGATACAATGACAAAAAAAGAAAAGTGACGAAGAGGAGGGGTAACGTGGTACGCTTCGGTATTATTGGAACAAACACGATTACAGAGCGTTTTCTGGAGGCGGCAAGCACACTCACTGATTTCAAGCTTACGGCAGTTTATTCACGGACGGAGGAACGCGCTAAACAATTTGCTGAAAAACACGGTGCAGAATTTATCTATACAAATTTAGAACATATGGCTGCGAGTGAAGAGCTCGATGCTGTGTACATTGCCAGCCCAAATTCATTACATAGTGAGCAAGCGATCCTCATGATGAATCATGGGAAGCATGTTTTGTGTGAGAAACCAATTGCTTCTAATAGTAAACAGCTTCAAGATATGCTGGACGCAGCTGCAGCAAATCAGGTTGTGTTAATGGAAGCGATGAAATCAACACTTCTTCCGGGTTTTGCAAAAATCCAAGAGGAGCTGCCTAAGCTGGGCACGGTTCGTAAATATAATGTGAACTATTGTCAGTATTCCTCTCGCTATGATGCATATAAAGAAGGTAAGGTTCTTAATGCTTTTAAGCCCGAGTTCTCTAACGGCTCCTTGATGGATATTGGAGTGTACTGCATCTACCCGATGGTTGTCCTGTTTGGCCAGCCTGAGAATATCAAAGCAACCAGTGTGATGCTTAATTCGGGTGTAGATGGTGAGGGAAGTATCGTGTTGCAGTACAAGGAAATGGAAGGAGTCATTACGTACTCCAAAATAACGAACTCTTATCTGCCATCCGAAATCCAGGGGGAAGAGGGAAGTATGGTTATTGATCACATTAGTACGCCTGGAAAAGTGCAGATTCATTATCGACAGGGTGAAACAGAGACGATCTCGGAAGTATCAAATGAACCTGCTATGAAGTACGAGGCAGCGGAGTTTATCCGTCTTGTACAAAGCGGAGAGCTGGAATCACCTGTGAATTCACATCATCATTCCAGTGTAACCATGGCGATCATGGACACGGTTCGAAGACAGATTGGGCTTGTCTACCCTGCAGATCGTTAAACTAGAGAACAAAAAGAGGCCCGGTACGCAGAACGAAAGGCGGCCGGGTTATTTGCATCTTTTTATTTAGGAATAATTAGTGTACCGCATGAAGGGTATTATCGAGTAGAAGAGCTGCTTCTTCAGGCGAAATATTTCGAGCGGTGATGAGTTCGCTGATGACAAGTTTACGTGCATTGTTCAGCATGTTTTTGTCAGTCCAGCCAAGTGATTTTTTTGAACTCAGATGACTCAAATCACGGATAACTTGCAGCTCCATAGTAAGTTCACCTGTTTTCAGTTTATTCAGCAGATTTTGCTGTCTTGCCGTAGGATTGGAGGGGAGTTCAGAACTTTGTTCCAAAAGTACGGATCGTGCGCTTTCCAGCATTTCCTCATCCGCAATACTCCGAATGCCGAGCGATTCAGCATTATGGATCGGAAATGAGACTTCCATGACCGGATGCTCAATGGTCACCTGGTAATACCATTTTTTCTCTCCGAGAATTTCCTTCTCTTCCATAGCCTCAATATGACCTGCACCGTACATGGGGTAGAAAATATAATCGCCTACTTGAAACATAGATAAAACTTCCTTTCCGAAGACCTTGAAATAAAAAAAGACCCTGATTTAGTTGGGTGTTCGCCGTGAGTTATTCTTCTATTATAGCATACGTTTGAAATCGGCCTGGTTTTAGTGAGGTTGGAGTAAGGGGAGGCGGTGTTTCCAAGCTCCCTGCTCCACTTGTTTTGTCTGGACATAAGTAGATTCGAAGAAGCAGTGGTCCAGCCAAAGCCAAAAGTCGCAGAGATCTAGGAAACACCCAAATCCCCCGATGTCCAAGCCACCTTTCAAAGGGGCGAGTTCAAAGTGATGCGGTTGGAGTAAGGGGAGGACGGTGTTTCCAAGCTCCCTGCTCCACTTGTTTTGTCTGGACATAAGTAGATTCGAAGAAGCAGTGGTCCAGCCAAAGCCAAAAGTCGCAGAGATCTAGGAAACACCCAAATCCCC from Paenibacillus polygoni encodes the following:
- a CDS encoding Gfo/Idh/MocA family protein — encoded protein: MVRFGIIGTNTITERFLEAASTLTDFKLTAVYSRTEERAKQFAEKHGAEFIYTNLEHMAASEELDAVYIASPNSLHSEQAILMMNHGKHVLCEKPIASNSKQLQDMLDAAAANQVVLMEAMKSTLLPGFAKIQEELPKLGTVRKYNVNYCQYSSRYDAYKEGKVLNAFKPEFSNGSLMDIGVYCIYPMVVLFGQPENIKATSVMLNSGVDGEGSIVLQYKEMEGVITYSKITNSYLPSEIQGEEGSMVIDHISTPGKVQIHYRQGETETISEVSNEPAMKYEAAEFIRLVQSGELESPVNSHHHSSVTMAIMDTVRRQIGLVYPADR
- a CDS encoding ArsR/SmtB family transcription factor, producing the protein MEPIMIHKVLSNETRRDILEWLKKPEEHFGDRYHAPPNGDWTKGVCVGDIQAKAGLAQSVISNYLLSMQKAGLLLSERVGQWTYYRRNEEVIQQFCDELKKNL
- a CDS encoding copper resistance D family protein; its protein translation is MGFLSEGLLYICYAFLMGSLIVHLVPGNARPGLRIPRQAVIWSIVGTMVLSFAPLLQIIIRFGSGIGYGKALSTVLFSFKEGKAYLLVFGLCLLLLLTFMLIKDALHNKKILYPSLLIVLCIIATFGYSSHLGAIEGFKGAVIQTVHMLSMAVWAGVLFAIAWFTAEARNWDRFLKWFTPVSIACVVLILGSGLLTMSYTVPEYVNSWILPYGQALLMKHLLFVPIIICGLCNGFLIRSKMKQNQGFAVIPWLKAETILILFVLLFTALMSQEAPPHTVAETLQYNDPSAIFLMLHPEAGVPLNWGITFPAAALAGFALLILAGMIISFTNKKASPVMLLILGFLFVLTAYGSLMLSVA
- a CDS encoding CarD family transcriptional regulator; this translates as MFQVGDYIFYPMYGAGHIEAMEEKEILGEKKWYYQVTIEHPVMEVSFPIHNAESLGIRSIADEEMLESARSVLLEQSSELPSNPTARQQNLLNKLKTGELTMELQVIRDLSHLSSKKSLGWTDKNMLNNARKLVISELITARNISPEEAALLLDNTLHAVH